The genomic stretch GTTCATATCCCCCATGAACTCCAGCCCTACGATGCTGTCGACCGTTTCGTTCTTGCACACAGCCATTGCGCTACTCGTGTAGGAGCTCGCTTGGAGAAGACATTTGTTTTTCTGGGGAAAAATgtgtaataacaattaaaacggGAAAATGggtgactactgagttttttgggGGGTTTATCTTGTTAAATCTCCTTTACGAATTAGTGGTAGCTTCTAATTGAACACTAGCTGTGCCTATGTCTTTGCGCGCGTGTGAATTTGCCCGATCGGAAAGAGCGTacatctaaaataaaagtagcctaaataACTACCTATTACATCAAAGATCAGCCAGTGAaagacccgtcaaaatcggtgcagccgttccagagaacAAAGCCGGAACATAGAGATAGAGACAGaaaatgatacaaaaaaaatagtatatgtaccgtgtataaatactgtataatatatgtatatagtaaaaatctgtaattataatactataaacagacactaattttattatatgtatagatgtaacaagatgattcaaaagtgcctcaacttagatgtcgcatcggaaaaattagtaaaaccgatcacatccgaattaagtacgctatcccaaatcatcaatatttatttcttatgtgaatgtgatctttacacaaacgtagtaacttgtaacatcatatgaactaatatattcgtcaatttgacgcgtcgatttacatgcacttgctttattgtgttgaactgacgcgagaatctatagcgacgaatagcgtcgaatggcgcgatagggagctgtttctattggttgtgtgaatcagcagtgatcggttttattgcatttgccgatgctacatctaagttgtgtcgtactatactagtCTAGCTCCACGCTGTTTTTCGCATGGTAATCTAACCTGCACGGAACAATTCGCTCACCTCTTCACTCACGCAGGTGCTGTTCCTGAGATTCCATTCTCTATCCCTCTCCGTTTGAGTCAAGTGTTTCGAATCAACTTCTACCGTTTTAGTAGAATCGTCGACATCATTCGACCAGGTTGGTTCTTCCGACAAATCCCACAATTGAATCGACCTgtgttaaaaatacttaataataacaaacattggacaacatcataagtaactaatgcacttgtgttatgggaaatcagaagtaacgacggtaccacaaagacccagacccaagacaacatagaaaacacaTGAACTTTTactgcatcgactcggccggtcgAACCCGGGGatttcggagtggcgtacccatgaaaaccggtgtacacactcgaccacggaggtcgtcaatataatataaaatttcaaaatctgGGCTGGTTTTATTATCAGTACTAGCGTCTGCTCGCGACTTCTTCCGCGTAGATTTTGGATTTGTGGCAGGAAGATAGACCCATAAAGacacaaactaaaaaaaaaggtaagaaAATGattctgatttattttttacaccTTGTGTCTGAAAAAGccaaatatcttacggaacccaattatttccaaaataatttaaatttatattatacatataaaaaaccgATACTcgtgaataatgtagctttcaaaTAGTGAAATTCTTtgaatcggtccagtagtttttgagcctaatcattacaaacaaacaaacttaacTTACTCAAATTAGTATAGAAAATCTCAGAAGTATCTCCGATACAAATCACTTGACATTTGATGTTTTGAGCAAAAcgggatatacatatattccccCAAACGAAAAGTATTTTCGACACGACCGATAGAAGTGAAAAAAAACCTCTGCAAGACAGACCGGCAATGGCGAAGCTTACCCTCCCATTAGACGTCATCACTTCGAAAATTATTTGCCAAATCCGaagtaaacaaacaaacattaaacaCAGCCGAACCTTCTTTCTTTGAcaacactacatattataaaacaaagccacatctgtctgtatgttcgtgaTAAGCTCCAAAAGTacggaacggattttcatgccgttttcactaatagacagattCATTTATACGGAAgcctaaattatataatttactaaatcGTGTTGGTTAATACTAAATGAGTTGAAATAGCaacaaacaaaatatgaaaagtaaaatatgATCCACCCGTGTTAAGCCGGGATGGGCCGCTAGTTAGTAGATAATTGggattaaagtaattatataatgaaagcACACTCACCCATCTTCGAGGGCTCCCACGAACTGACCGTCAGTACTACCTCTGAACCGTCCTATCTTAACATTATCCGTCGAAATGAGTATCTTCAAAGGCTCGCGTCTGGCAACACTCAAGTCCCACAAGCACAACACACACTTCTGTGCAACAAAACCACTTACAAATTTCCTGTGCACTGTTATAATTAAGTTACTCTTTGTTTCAGACATCACCGTTGACATAACTTGAGATTTGCTTAAAAaggtttcatcaaaatccgatTTTGATATCGACAAATAACCCACACTGAACGGAAACTTTGACGTTTTGATCAAATTCGACGAATAAGTGTTGCCATTATTTACACTCAGAATATTACTAACACGACATTCGATTTTCTTCAAAAACTTCCTCAATCTATTTACATTGTacgaattactttttaatttcgatttataTTCCTCGATGGGCATTATCGTGTCGGGTCCAACGCCATCTTTCTGTTCCAAGTATATTCTTAACGGATCTCTTTTGTAATTATCATCAACTACAGTCACCTTTTCATCATCAGTTAGAAATTTAAACTCTTCGAAATctctatttgttaattttttatctgtattttctttcatatatatatcattatcagAGAACTCGATAGGACATTGCGTCCATTTATTGCTACATATAATTCCATCCGTCTGTACTTCCTCAGTGATACCATCGTCGAAGGTCTGAACAGCTGTTTGAGTGTAATTCGATCTTCCAAACGTTGCCATGTACAAGTCATACGGTATGGGCGCCATTTCGAACAGATTATATGACATTTCGTGCAGTGTTACCATGCTGAGGATATCTTTTGCTCGTTGCTGCAACTTTTCGAATATACGGCGCTTTCTTTTGTTCTCTTTCGATCTCGTAAAATCAATGAATAAGGGCCTAAAAACATTGTTCTTATTTAATccgatagatagatagatttaagaaatattaacaattccttgcTAACGATGGGCTactaaacttgggaactaagatgatatgtgaTTCTAGCTTGTAGTCAACATTCTATGTGATGctttttggtggtagaatatatcaCAGGTGGctggtacctactcagatgtTGAAgggtaaatttaattaacacaacTACGTGCTAACCACGTAATTGAAGTAAAGGAGCGGGATGAAGCTATATGCGACATATTGTTTAATCACCCTCTCGCTCATGTTTATTAGTTAGACTTATTAGTGCTAAGACTATAgaatagaagaaaataaataaagaatagttattgtttacttggtggtagggctttgggcaagcccgtctgggtaggtaccacccactcatcagttattctaccgccaaataacagtactcagtattgttgtgttccggtttgaagggtgtgtgagccagtgtaactacaggcacaagggacataacatcttagttcccaaggttggtggcgcattgacgatgtatgttaatatttcttacagcgtcattgtctatgggtgatggtgactacttaccatcaggtcggccatatgctcgtccgccaacctataccataaaaaaaaattgtactttcTTCTGTCAAAATTGGAAAGAATGTCTCCCTATTTTCGCATCTGTGCTAGTAGATACGACTCTTTCGACGAAGCTGTATTCTTACCTATCCAAAACATCCACATGAACAGTCTTGATACTGGACATGTCTTGAAAACCCTCATCCGTGAGGGATACCTTCACACTGTCCTCGGAATCTTGCTTGGTCTTACCCTCCCTCTCTTCCGAGACTTCGGATATAAAGTCCATCGGTTTTGATCTATTCGCTGAACGAGGATCACGGAGTTCGTAGTTACCTAAAATAATGGgccaaaattttcaataaatttgcaGTGACCAAAGCAGAATCTCAATCTTCGGTACTTAGTTTATTTCTCTTgaaaattttggaaaaaaatgacagtcaaagtaagaaaaccttcgtcagttttaaaattcattcctttatcgagtcaaACTCTTAGTACTTTTGGTAACTAAAGCACCAAACTGACaactgtatataaaattaaacgtacCTACATAGTACTCTTTGCTAGATGTGAATTATAAGTAcactgcgacgcaatatgtcagcctcgatcggtgaagcagatcatctgagcacacgaaaatagctcttaaagtgacgaacctttacttaccctgactgtacctCGAATGCTAAAATATGACTAGATAAAATTGGTCGCAACGAtatccacgctttttttatcatctttaaaaatacttatataattattaataatgtttacaacaaattatttaaatttaggaatcggcaaagttaaaaatatctgtggaatttgATTATAGAAACTAACACTTTGTTCCAAGAAAGATCTTTTGATTTCGCGGCAGGAAGCAGACAGGAACACTTACCAGAATCCAACATCCTTTCCTCCTTAGAATTTGCATCTTCATCCTCCACTTGGACATTCACACTATCATCCTTATCGTCAATTTGCTGTTCATCACTTGCTTCATCATCATCGTCGTCATCACCCGCGCTCGTACCGTTCTCTTCACTGTGATAGGAATCAAAGTCAGACTCGTAACTCTCGAAGTCATCCTCGTAACTCACTTCCTCATCACTTGACTTTTCAGTTTTCACCTGCAATTTATGCATTTAAATTGACTATAATATAGCAGTTTCTAAATATTTCGCCGTTGGTATTGGTAGAGCAGAGTTCGCATATTTCGCGTATTCAAAAGTCAAAATATACATCATTgaaaagtacattttttatataaaataggtagGAGAGGCAAACTTGTTAGTAAGTGGCCACGATACCAATccaccgtaagaaatattaaccattacttaCTCGAATATTTTGTTCAAGTGTTGTGTAGTTTGtgacaaagtcactttctctggcCCTATGTCCCAttgtaagcttaaatctttaaaatctaatagatagagttattcgatagaaaggtttttgtataaaatacatggacaatatagtaaagaaacactgataattttagatgtttatagtgtgatataataaataaacaaatcctgtagcatttttagtattagtattgcacccgtgcgaagccgggacaggtcgctagtatattataatatattctataaaaaaatactattatattaccTCTGCCTTTTCTTCATTCAGATCCACATAAAACGCTTTGGGCTTGGCACTTAATTGCCGCGTCAGATTAAGAAGTTCTGCATTATTGTCCACAACATCTGGCGTTAAGACTTTAATCTCCTCATCATCCAGAGTCCTCGTTTTAGTGCGCTGTCTCTCTGGCAATGCAACCTTTTTCGACGAAACCTCCTTCGAATTATGTACCAACGCTTTCGACGCGACCTCCTTCGATTTATCATGACCCAAATCTAATTTCCTTTTCACGATTGGAGAATTAATAGCGTTCGTGGGTTTCTTATTGGTTACAGTTCTGATTGGAACTTTATTCTTATCAGTTGATCGAGCGGAAACGGAAACTCTTGCATCCGGTTTGTTTCTATAACTTCTGGAACTCAGTTGGCTTATGGACGATGGCGAAGATTTCAGCAGATCTTTCATAGGAGATACGTTCGTGGTTTTGGCGTGAGGTGCTTTTTTTGGTGCGTTGACATTCGAAGTGGATCTCGAGTAAATGTCAGCTGTAGATTTTGCTACGAAACTTCTTGGAGTCGAAACTCTATGGTcgattcttttgtttttatcatcTTGCTTCTTGGCTATCGAATCATCTTTCGTATCGAGTTTCTTTCTATCAACGGTTTTTCTTAAGCTctgcattttattaattatctgtaaataaattaatagacaattaaacaatactttttttataattgttgtttacATGAAATATGGCTCAGTaggacaccggctccaaatataacaataactataactacattatataatcgtaaatcgacttttaagtagtctaatatttttcatttcatttaacctaggaggactctcaaaaatatgttaaatatgcaattatttttattactttttagtgcatttttatttgttttaaaatagtgttttgtttgaagtcggtttttctttttgttaaaattttatttattttaaaatcaggCACATGCAtcctcatgatattttcctttaccgcttgAGATAAATGAATAATCAGTGGCCTgagtttgaacgcgcaatcatcagctcagatgcacgcgttctaaccactgggccatcttggttcAAACTTGATGACTTTAAAAgtcattaatttatgttaacgTTCATCTTTTGAGCTGTGAGAAAGAAAATCGAGAGCGAATAAAACTCAGCCATGTGTATATCAACAACCTACTtcggagtagcgtggtggaggAATCTCCAAAACTTATCCTCAAAAGTAGGGGAAGTCAcaacccagcagtggtaaatcaACGGGCTTTACGTACGGTAAAgtacatttgtattataaagctgcatttgaatgaaactagttattacggattttaatcgcgtatattaattattttggacatcccgacgtttcgagcactttacagcgttcgtggtcacgggtagagtcTAGTGTCCAaagtgtccaaaataattaatatacgcgattaaaatccgtaataactagttttatttaaatgtgtaataatcgcgaaaatttaagacaacattaggctGCATTTGTATTATATAGCTGTTATAAATAGTATTGTTCTAGGAGACTTATCGATAGTAATAGTATCGATACTGACGATACTAATATCGATATATAGAATAGTTTTGTACGTCAACTATCGATGGTCAAAATGTAAATGCTTCTGCAaaactgtatataaaatattcgctCAAAGTAGCACCAATAATGCATggaattgtattaatattaacacccaaaatgaaaaatataaaaatagtacaatTTACATTTAGTTCAGCGACATCTATTGACGGAAGGATGAACTAAATTATTGAACAAATTAAATTCGAATAGAGAAATAACTCAAGTTATTATCCaaaagtaatgtatgtacgtGTCATTACTGTTAGTTTAAAGATTTTTCAACcatttcatttacataaataaacaaacggtataaaaaattaaaacgtttgtatgtttatgtaatatatattctaccaatgctttatataatttatgtatgtacaatttatagttttaaaatattagtatttattaaataaatgactacgaaacttaataaatataagaattatgGAATTTTACATTTACCTATCcgtttttcaaaatatttagatGTTACTTTATTacgaaaatagtttttatttaagattcaatTTTTTCACGCAtacagtaacaaaaaaatattgattttatacatttaaacgtaaagaatattaattattaatcttacCTTGGCATTGAATGCAGGTCACATATTATtgctcttaaatattaatttcataacacTATATTAACATAACAAAACATACAACATATAACTAATGTTATAACTAATAATTCTTAACATAGCTATGTtttatattgacaaatatatgttataaattcatACGTAAGTCATATTAGCATGTCTCTTTAATTGTGTATATTTTCGTTGCCATAGCAACCAGCTGAGCGgccattttcttaaatttgacATCTGTCACGATGGATAATAAATTGACTTTTcggttttgaattttttataccGAATTCTcggctaataaaaataaatctaaataatgattgttttaaaataaatgaatattattgaaaacagttatatttatttataaattttatatcttaatgattttttaagacattaaataaaacaaactaataattatatttaatctgttttttCAGTAATGAAGGCGGCAAAGTGgattacataaaaacattaatctaTTTGCTGTTTCTACTAAAAAACTTTCAATTGCAGTCTGGGTTTATTAGAGTTCTTTATACCGACTCTCTGTaccaatatataacatatttcagctacttacaatgggatcggagtaatgtatgtgatgttgtctcatatttattaaaaaaatatatatatacataggtatatatttcGGAATTCAGTAAAAACAAACTTACCTTAAGCTtaggaacatgttccaaaccttctcctcaaagggagaggaggcctttgcccagcagtgggatttacaggctgctgttattgttgttgttgatcgtACGAAAAGCCGTTCTTTTAGTTTTTGAATTTATCGCGTTCAAACTGACTCACAAGGGAGAGGGCGTGTTTAACTtaatataacattgtttttaagtTTCTATGCATTTTTCTGAAATAGAAGTAATACCACCGTCAAGTCAACATCACTTATCTGTTCCGATATCTGctaaagataaaatatgatCTGTGTCATCGTAGCTCTGAAACGGAtgaaccgattttttttttatgttatagatgaCGGAAAGCcctcaccaccgcccatggacatctgcaacgccggggagcttgcaggtgcgttgccggcctttagggaaggagtacgctctttttttgaagattCCCAGAtcatatcggttcggaaaaaccgatGAAAGCTGGTtacacagagtggttgtgcgaggtttTGATTGAGTTCTTTTGTTTAAATGACTAGATTGAATGATCTTAGCTGTGATTGTAGAAAATCTTTACAACTATTTGGAGATAAAGGGATCACATTAATGGGctgatttattcaaaatttaccaAATAACTCATTTATATTACAACTAGTAGTAGTACGCGGTTTGCCTCGCGTTTGAGACCGTTGTTTGACATGTGTTTGGCAAAACAGTAgcgtatgtccttccttggttTATAAGTtttacttcacaccaaatttcatgaaattcggttaggtggtttggtcgtaaaggagccacagacagacagccagagttcttttgcatttataacattaatataaataatcctggtatgaaaacgtcgtgaggaaaatTGCCCGTAGAAAAAAAATCGATCTCAAgcttccatcaacccgcattgaagtACGCGGGTTTTTCTGTAGATTTTTTTAAGGTGTACattactgtagtacattattttgatcaatctcgtagggttcagccagagTTTGCAACGTGaacgcaaaaaatgtgtttatttacgacacactcgttaatactaaaattatgcgtttattatacttataaagctctcttttgaatcattttatctataaaaaacaacataaaaatccattttgtagttttaaagaattaaaaacagGGACAGACAGACCGCTACCAActctaatttatacaaatatattttttattacagaattacAGATgtggtatttttatttagtaaattataatataatataacatacatacatatattcctaAATCTTATCTATGTACGTATGAAAGTCTGATATTAATGTCATTATCAAAGCATCTATTTGATATCGATACATGAACTATGTCCGATATTctcaaaaattactaaaatgttAAGTCTCTTGTGGACGAGTAAACGCATTGGACTTCTTCCTATACACACGAGGATGTAACTTCGTAAGCGCGATTCAATTGCATGCTAACGCCATCTGTTATTCGTTGTCATAACTAAGTCAGCATTTTTAGTTAGATAACcaatcattatttaattgaagaactcacagaaatataaaaacaaatgtaaagcCTCGACTTTTTTATAAAGCaatcaaattataatcaataaaattataataactgaTATTTTATAGTACTACTATCGCCATCTATGTCATTTATGTTTAActatatgataatatttctgTCAACTAGATGGCGCTTAGTTGTAACGGAATATAACATCAAaatgatttcatattttattattcgatttttaaatgtaacgaatattgaattaatattgtttttcataaaataaaatctatttgtaTAAAAGGGATACATTGATTGGTGTAACAGCGGTATTCACCTTTTTTACCTAGcttggttatttatatatacgacCTTCGtagtaaactaaaatatttttcatctatctacgagtgtaattaaaaaatactcaaTTAGTGAGCTTGGGGTTACAGTTCTTTAAATGGTAactgcataaatatttttaaattctaatatttttaacagaatttgttataataaaatcaaaacattcttAATTAAAGTAGAttcataaaattgttaatattgaatttaatatatggCTACTATCAGtttggaaaatagattctacctagaagaataGGTAACTGTCCAAATCTACATCCTAAGTGCTAATTGACACTGAGGGCTGTATTTTAGTAGTTTTTATTGAACTTATTCGTAATATTTAAACGAACCGTTCTATGAATATAGCCACTATTGGTTGAttttaaaccttatttaaaatacaataccgatcaaaattgattttaaacagAATTGTTTTTTGATTCTACTACTAGTGGAACAATAAGTGTTTCTTTCAAGCCATTTTGACTACGTTTCACTTATCCTGATGAATCACTTCTGTGATTAAACAAGGGGACAGAAGAG from Vanessa cardui chromosome 28, ilVanCard2.1, whole genome shotgun sequence encodes the following:
- the LOC124541357 gene encoding uncharacterized protein LOC124541357, translated to MQSLRKTVDRKKLDTKDDSIAKKQDDKNKRIDHRVSTPRSFVAKSTADIYSRSTSNVNAPKKAPHAKTTNVSPMKDLLKSSPSSISQLSSRSYRNKPDARVSVSARSTDKNKVPIRTVTNKKPTNAINSPIVKRKLDLGHDKSKEVASKALVHNSKEVSSKKVALPERQRTKTRTLDDEEIKVLTPDVVDNNAELLNLTRQLSAKPKAFYVDLNEEKAEVKTEKSSDEEVSYEDDFESYESDFDSYHSEENGTSAGDDDDDDEASDEQQIDDKDDSVNVQVEDEDANSKEERMLDSGNYELRDPRSANRSKPMDFISEVSEEREGKTKQDSEDSVKVSLTDEGFQDMSSIKTVHVDVLDRPLFIDFTRSKENKRKRRIFEKLQQRAKDILSMVTLHEMSYNLFEMAPIPYDLYMATFGRSNYTQTAVQTFDDGITEEVQTDGIICSNKWTQCPIEFSDNDIYMKENTDKKLTNRDFEEFKFLTDDEKVTVVDDNYKRDPLRIYLEQKDGVGPDTIMPIEEYKSKLKSNSYNVNRLRKFLKKIECRVSNILSVNNGNTYSSNLIKTSKFPFSVGYLSISKSDFDETFLSKSQVMSTVMSETKSNLIITVHRKFVSGFVAQKCVLCLWDLSVARREPLKILISTDNVKIGRFRGSTDGQFVGALEDGSIQLWDLSEEPTWSNDVDDSTKTVEVDSKHLTQTERDREWNLRNSTCVSEEKNKCLLQASSYTSSAMAVCKNETVDSIVGLEFMGDMNTANLGSGRKIIRQICSLQRTGILTIWSIVQEKTNLTNDIGKTFWSKLKLERNQTINLTEYINAPVSEEFTNFNLNAAKKRLTIKRQERNLSKISRPKSANRKIDFDRPKSAASVKNKSVVESNSFCFWENGAVFYHLKVIELRNVDSYLIAKNCGEVLCCRRTLGTVKVKTLRVANEASSVIHLEPSPHGLPYFLAGTDTGTVNLCSLLDYRVLLTLECGSGPVVVDKCIADEKGRYINSVKKTTMDTSATNKLAIKSICWSHSNPFCIIAVCNTNVFVWELTHSDMRAKCTSGDVAHCCSTERALAILTTEGNVQIYKMKDEERNLELFQKYASLL